Proteins co-encoded in one Ruegeria sp. YS9 genomic window:
- a CDS encoding BCCT family transporter codes for MKKPNALLVCSLSVIAVIGIWGVVDIQSLVTWASGIVRQTFHSRGWFVMLAASGMLIGCLFLAFSPYGNIRLGRDDEEPEFSTATWISMLFSAGMGVGLLFWAVAEPLTHFNFINGMAPDFIAAQQAMLATNFHWGLHAWAIYGSTALSIAFFSFRRGTGMMVSAPIKSLFPGERWAERVGWLSDFMAIIAIAIGVGGSMAMGVFQVADGIAVLGGRETVGALLIGAVFLAMVAAYIPALLIDLGQGMARLSNAAMLIAIGLVAYTVVLGPTEYLLNTIVQGFGDYVTNVIPRGFQTFTFFGDDVTRWFSDWTLTYMVWWIAWGPFVGVFVARISRGRTIREFVIGVLFAPTLFSILWFGAFGGIGLFEALNGAGELLAYTQTNIERVTFALLDRLPLSVITTLATVLAAFLFIVTSVVSAAFVLGTFSTGGDENPPPRVRLIWGGLLGLLSVAMILSGSVDSVKILISLGALPFVFISVLLMVCLFRGLREEGQRNADR; via the coding sequence ATGAAGAAGCCCAACGCCCTGCTGGTGTGTTCGCTCAGCGTAATTGCAGTGATCGGGATATGGGGTGTCGTGGACATTCAAAGCCTGGTGACCTGGGCCAGTGGCATCGTCCGACAGACCTTCCACAGCCGCGGCTGGTTCGTGATGCTCGCCGCTTCGGGCATGTTGATCGGATGCCTGTTCCTGGCGTTTTCACCCTATGGCAATATTCGCCTTGGTCGGGATGACGAGGAACCAGAGTTTTCCACGGCTACATGGATTTCGATGTTGTTTTCCGCCGGTATGGGCGTCGGTCTTCTGTTTTGGGCAGTGGCAGAACCGTTGACCCATTTCAATTTTATCAACGGCATGGCACCGGATTTCATCGCGGCGCAGCAGGCCATGCTGGCGACGAACTTTCACTGGGGCTTACACGCTTGGGCCATTTACGGTTCAACCGCGCTTTCCATCGCCTTTTTCAGTTTTCGGCGCGGCACCGGAATGATGGTCAGCGCGCCGATCAAAAGCCTGTTTCCCGGCGAACGCTGGGCTGAACGTGTCGGCTGGCTTTCGGATTTCATGGCGATCATCGCCATTGCCATTGGTGTCGGCGGTTCCATGGCCATGGGCGTATTTCAGGTGGCAGACGGCATCGCCGTTCTCGGCGGACGGGAAACCGTCGGCGCCCTTCTGATTGGCGCCGTGTTTCTGGCAATGGTTGCGGCCTATATCCCGGCACTCCTGATCGATCTGGGTCAGGGCATGGCGCGCCTGTCCAATGCCGCCATGCTGATCGCAATCGGCCTTGTTGCCTACACCGTGGTCCTTGGCCCCACCGAATACCTTCTGAATACCATCGTTCAGGGGTTCGGGGACTATGTCACCAATGTCATTCCCAGGGGCTTTCAGACCTTTACGTTCTTCGGCGATGACGTCACCAGATGGTTCAGCGACTGGACCCTTACCTACATGGTCTGGTGGATCGCCTGGGGCCCATTCGTGGGCGTCTTTGTCGCCCGCATCTCTCGCGGTCGCACGATACGGGAATTCGTGATCGGAGTCCTGTTCGCCCCCACGCTGTTTTCAATCCTCTGGTTCGGTGCATTTGGTGGCATTGGCCTGTTCGAGGCGCTCAATGGTGCTGGCGAACTGCTGGCCTATACGCAGACAAACATCGAGCGCGTGACCTTCGCCCTGCTCGACCGACTTCCACTGTCCGTGATCACCACGCTTGCAACGGTACTGGCCGCCTTTCTGTTCATCGTGACCAGCGTCGTAAGTGCGGCATTTGTTCTGGGCACCTTCTCGACGGGCGGGGACGAGAATCCCCCGCCGCGCGTCCGGCTGATCTGGGGAGGATTGCTTGGGCTGCTGAGTGTCGCGATGATCCTTTCGGGATCCGTGGACTCGGTGAAGATCCTCATCTCGCTTGGCGCATTGCCCTTTGTCTTCATTTCAGTCCTGCTGATGGTGTGCTTGTTCCGCGGGCTCAGAGAGGAGGGGCAACGCAATGCTGATCGGTGA
- a CDS encoding SDR family NAD(P)-dependent oxidoreductase — MEKVALITGGARGIGRAIVEDLSRDHHVAFTWLASQPDSEVLKGDVLAIQSDLTEDNQPTRVVEKVIDHFGRLDVIVNNAGLVRATPKQAFRVEDHRAILDLNLLAPAALLAAALPHLNRGASIVSISSMNATLPPRDAVTYGASKAALNLWTQAMAKELGPEGIRVNAVAPGAINIPEAPRPDDLTSLFVNETALGRIGTPEDIAKVVRFLASDAAGFVTGEVLRVTGGYRL, encoded by the coding sequence ATGGAAAAAGTTGCACTGATAACCGGTGGTGCCCGTGGGATCGGGCGGGCAATAGTCGAAGACCTGAGCCGAGATCACCATGTTGCCTTCACCTGGTTGGCCAGCCAGCCCGATTCTGAAGTGCTGAAAGGCGACGTTCTGGCAATTCAATCGGACCTGACCGAAGACAACCAACCCACCCGGGTCGTCGAAAAGGTCATCGATCACTTCGGACGACTGGACGTGATCGTGAACAACGCGGGTCTTGTTCGCGCCACTCCGAAACAAGCGTTCAGGGTTGAAGACCATCGCGCCATTCTTGACCTCAATCTGCTGGCCCCGGCCGCGTTGCTGGCTGCGGCATTGCCGCATCTGAACCGCGGCGCTTCGATCGTCAGCATCTCATCGATGAACGCGACATTGCCACCGCGCGACGCAGTGACCTATGGGGCAAGCAAGGCCGCTTTGAACCTCTGGACACAGGCCATGGCGAAAGAGCTCGGCCCCGAAGGCATCCGTGTCAACGCGGTTGCGCCGGGCGCCATCAACATCCCCGAAGCCCCCCGTCCTGACGATCTGACATCGCTTTTCGTCAACGAAACGGCGCTGGGCCGGATCGGAACACCCGAAGACATCGCCAAGGTCGTTCGGTTTCTGGCCTCGGACGCGGCGGGGTTCGTAACCGGAGAGGTTCTGCGCGTGACCGGAGGGTATCGCTTGTAA
- a CDS encoding DsbE family thiol:disulfide interchange protein, whose amino-acid sequence MAKISPLMIAPPLIFGAFAVLAGIGMFREDPNALPSAREGQPAPPVVLTEFPEKKLFDDATLRDGEVKLVNYWASWCAPCRAEHPNLEALAAEGIPVYGINYKDQLGNAQAFLTELGDPYAAIGRDEKGRMALDWGLYGVPETYVVDGDGTIILRFAGPITQRVIENTLRPALEKAAGG is encoded by the coding sequence ATGGCTAAGATATCGCCCCTGATGATCGCGCCGCCTTTGATTTTTGGCGCTTTCGCCGTGTTGGCCGGGATCGGTATGTTCCGGGAAGACCCCAACGCGTTGCCCTCTGCCCGCGAAGGCCAACCGGCTCCGCCCGTGGTTCTGACCGAGTTCCCGGAAAAGAAGCTGTTTGATGATGCCACGCTGCGGGATGGAGAAGTCAAACTGGTCAACTACTGGGCCAGCTGGTGCGCGCCGTGCCGTGCCGAGCATCCCAATCTGGAAGCGCTGGCCGCCGAAGGCATCCCGGTCTATGGCATCAACTACAAAGACCAGTTGGGCAACGCCCAAGCGTTCTTGACCGAGCTGGGTGACCCCTACGCCGCGATTGGACGAGATGAGAAGGGCCGCATGGCATTGGATTGGGGTCTTTACGGCGTACCCGAAACCTATGTGGTTGATGGCGACGGCACAATCATTCTGCGCTTTGCCGGCCCGATTACGCAGCGCGTGATTGAAAACACTCTGCGTCCGGCGTTGGAAAAGGCTGCGGGCGGTTGA
- the ccmD gene encoding heme exporter protein CcmD: protein MIPDLGKYADAVLSSYAVSIVLLVALIVYSVMRGRKIRTEMEKIEQRISRNG, encoded by the coding sequence ATGATCCCCGATCTTGGAAAATACGCTGACGCGGTTTTGTCGTCTTATGCCGTGTCCATCGTGCTGCTTGTGGCATTGATCGTGTACAGCGTGATGCGAGGGCGCAAGATACGCACTGAGATGGAAAAAATCGAACAAAGGATTTCGCGCAATGGCTAA
- a CDS encoding heme ABC transporter permease encodes MSIAAKANALWEYANPRKFLATSERVLPFFWIVSIICIVVGLVWGFFFTPDDYKQGSTVKIIYLHVPAALMAINCWLMMLATSLVWLVRRHHVSALAARAAAPIGIVMTLIALLTGAIWGQPMWGTWWAWDPRLTSFLILFLFYLGYVALWEAIEDPDTAADLTSVLCLVGSVFALLSRYAVNFWNQGLHQGASVMRAAAVTGADTEEKVSNIYFYPLLLCIIGFVLLFIALVLYRTGTEIRARRIKALQARERVGG; translated from the coding sequence ATGTCGATAGCAGCCAAAGCCAATGCCCTCTGGGAATACGCCAACCCGCGCAAGTTTCTTGCAACCAGTGAACGTGTCCTGCCGTTTTTCTGGATCGTCTCGATCATCTGCATCGTCGTCGGGCTGGTCTGGGGGTTCTTCTTCACGCCGGACGACTACAAGCAAGGGTCGACGGTCAAGATCATCTATCTGCACGTCCCGGCGGCGCTGATGGCGATCAATTGCTGGCTGATGATGCTGGCGACTTCTCTGGTCTGGTTGGTGCGGCGTCACCATGTCAGCGCGCTGGCGGCGCGGGCGGCTGCACCGATCGGGATCGTGATGACCCTGATTGCGTTGCTGACAGGGGCGATCTGGGGACAGCCCATGTGGGGCACCTGGTGGGCGTGGGATCCGCGTCTGACGTCGTTTCTGATCCTGTTCCTGTTCTATCTTGGCTATGTCGCGTTGTGGGAAGCCATCGAGGATCCGGACACCGCGGCGGACCTGACCTCGGTTCTGTGTCTGGTCGGATCCGTATTCGCGCTGCTCAGCCGATATGCGGTCAACTTCTGGAACCAAGGCCTGCATCAGGGCGCATCGGTCATGCGGGCGGCTGCCGTGACCGGAGCCGATACGGAAGAGAAAGTCAGCAATATCTACTTCTATCCGCTGTTGCTGTGCATCATCGGATTTGTTCTGCTGTTCATTGCTTTGGTGCTGTACCGCACCGGGACTGAAATCCGCGCGCGTCGCATCAAGGCGTTGCAGGCGCGGGAAAGGGTGGGCGGATGA
- the ccmB gene encoding heme exporter protein CcmB yields the protein MIALLLRDLKLAFRAGGGFGLGLAFFLIVTVMVPFAVGPQSSLLSTIAPGVLWLGALLACLLSLDRLLALDWEDGSLDLLATAPLPLESVVTIKALAHWLTTGLPLVLAAPFLGVLLNLPAPGFFWLVISLLIGTPAMSVIGTFGAALTVGLKRGGLLLSLLVLPLYVPTLIFGAEVARRGATGMDVQTPLLMLAGITAATIALLPFASAAVLRINLR from the coding sequence GTGATCGCCCTTCTGCTGCGCGACCTGAAACTGGCCTTCCGTGCAGGCGGAGGGTTCGGATTGGGATTGGCCTTTTTCCTGATCGTGACCGTGATGGTGCCGTTTGCAGTGGGGCCACAATCCTCGCTGCTGTCCACCATTGCACCCGGAGTGCTCTGGCTGGGGGCGTTGCTGGCGTGTCTGTTGTCTCTCGACCGTCTTCTGGCGCTGGATTGGGAGGACGGATCGCTGGACCTGCTGGCCACGGCGCCGCTGCCACTGGAATCAGTTGTGACCATCAAGGCGCTGGCCCACTGGCTGACCACAGGCCTGCCTTTGGTTCTGGCCGCGCCCTTTCTGGGGGTTTTGCTGAACCTGCCTGCACCGGGCTTCTTCTGGCTTGTAATCTCGCTGCTGATCGGAACCCCGGCCATGAGCGTGATCGGCACATTCGGCGCTGCCCTGACCGTCGGCCTCAAGCGTGGCGGGCTGCTGTTGTCGCTCTTGGTGCTGCCGCTTTACGTCCCCACCCTGATTTTCGGGGCCGAAGTCGCCCGGCGTGGGGCAACGGGGATGGACGTGCAGACGCCGTTGTTGATGCTGGCGGGGATCACGGCTGCGACGATAGCATTGTTGCCCTTTGCCAGCGCGGCTGTGTTACGTATCAATCTGCGGTGA
- the ccmA gene encoding heme ABC exporter ATP-binding protein CcmA, whose amino-acid sequence MTLIVTDLSITRGGIPVLEHLSFQLPPGKALILRGPNGIGKTTLLRTLAGLQPPLEGQIQGAEDQIAYASHSDGLKPTLTVSENLTFWASVFGTNGIQTALDAFQLNELADRHAGNLSAGQKRRLGLARMLVTGRPIWMLDEPTVSLDRNAVQMFADAVRAHLGQGGSALIATHIDLGLDGEVLDVGPNKAKPKPIDDFDGGFL is encoded by the coding sequence ATGACTCTGATAGTAACCGACCTGTCGATCACCCGTGGTGGCATTCCCGTCCTGGAGCATCTCAGCTTTCAGCTGCCTCCGGGCAAAGCGCTGATTCTGCGTGGGCCGAACGGGATCGGCAAAACAACCCTTCTGCGCACATTGGCCGGGTTGCAGCCGCCGCTGGAAGGTCAGATCCAGGGCGCGGAAGACCAGATCGCATATGCGTCCCATTCGGACGGGCTGAAACCGACGCTGACTGTATCCGAGAACCTGACGTTCTGGGCTTCTGTCTTTGGCACCAACGGCATCCAGACGGCGCTGGACGCGTTCCAGTTGAACGAGCTGGCGGACCGCCATGCGGGGAACCTGTCGGCTGGTCAGAAACGGCGGCTGGGGCTAGCGCGAATGCTGGTCACCGGGCGGCCGATCTGGATGCTGGACGAACCGACCGTTTCGCTGGACAGAAATGCGGTGCAAATGTTCGCCGATGCAGTCCGCGCGCATCTGGGGCAGGGCGGGTCAGCCCTGATCGCGACCCATATCGACCTTGGCCTGGATGGCGAGGTTCTGGACGTCGGCCCGAACAAGGCCAAACCCAAACCCATTGACGATTTCGACGGAGGCTTCCTGTGA
- a CDS encoding Mth938-like domain-containing protein: MRLNQVTFSDAKPVDGYGPGFFRIGGDVFEGAVLTGPAGPATWGGYEDSQPLLELADAIDVLLVGTGKDMVHIPQSLRSRLESAGVGVEIMNSPAACRTYNVLLSEGRRIALALIPV, encoded by the coding sequence ATGCGCCTGAACCAGGTTACGTTTTCAGATGCCAAGCCGGTTGATGGCTATGGCCCCGGTTTTTTCCGCATCGGCGGTGATGTGTTCGAAGGCGCCGTTCTGACCGGTCCCGCAGGACCTGCCACCTGGGGCGGCTATGAAGATTCGCAGCCACTTCTGGAACTGGCCGATGCAATTGACGTTCTGCTTGTCGGTACCGGCAAAGACATGGTTCACATTCCCCAATCTTTGCGCAGCCGGCTGGAAAGTGCCGGAGTCGGCGTCGAAATCATGAATTCTCCGGCTGCTTGCCGCACTTACAATGTCTTGCTCTCTGAAGGTCGCCGCATAGCGCTTGCTCTGATCCCGGTCTGA
- a CDS encoding sulfite exporter TauE/SafE family protein yields the protein MPISMPEALQQALSLPGLGWLILTIGAAGLVRGFTGFGTAMIFVPVATQFLPIADVVFLMAATGIVSTFALAPQAWHECDKIEISTLGIAATLTVPLGLWVMAQADTVVLRWIACGITGVTLLAIVTGWRWQGRLGVPGRLAIGGSAGVIGGMTGLTGPVVIVFYLASSSDVRKIRANTIIFLALLDVAIVFSILIGGAADLSILWIVLLLGAPYLTTTLIGKALFDPKLERIYRAAAYSVILIAVVSGLPILD from the coding sequence TTGCCAATATCGATGCCTGAGGCGTTGCAACAGGCCTTGTCCCTGCCGGGGCTGGGTTGGTTGATACTTACCATCGGAGCCGCGGGACTTGTCCGCGGCTTCACTGGTTTTGGCACCGCGATGATCTTTGTGCCGGTGGCCACTCAATTCCTGCCGATTGCCGATGTCGTCTTTCTGATGGCGGCCACCGGGATCGTATCGACCTTTGCGCTGGCGCCGCAGGCGTGGCACGAATGCGACAAGATCGAAATCAGCACTTTGGGCATTGCAGCGACATTGACCGTGCCACTGGGGCTTTGGGTCATGGCACAGGCCGACACGGTCGTTCTGCGCTGGATCGCTTGCGGCATCACCGGCGTGACCCTGTTGGCGATCGTCACTGGCTGGCGCTGGCAGGGACGACTGGGTGTGCCCGGACGGCTGGCCATCGGAGGCAGCGCGGGCGTGATCGGCGGCATGACCGGACTGACCGGCCCGGTCGTTATCGTATTCTATCTGGCCAGTTCTTCAGATGTGCGCAAGATTCGCGCCAACACGATCATCTTCCTGGCGTTGCTGGATGTGGCCATCGTTTTCAGTATCCTGATCGGAGGCGCTGCGGATCTGTCGATCCTGTGGATTGTCCTGCTGCTGGGTGCGCCCTATCTGACCACCACACTGATCGGCAAGGCTCTGTTCGATCCAAAGCTCGAACGGATCTATCGCGCTGCGGCTTATTCGGTCATTCTGATAGCCGTCGTGTCCGGTTTGCCGATCCTGGATTGA
- the secF gene encoding protein translocase subunit SecF gives MRLKLVPQNTSFDFFKHWKVWLGISGLMMVVAFTSFLLQGLNFGIDFRGGTTIRTQSAVEIDVGTYRDAIAPLELGDVTITEIFDPTFADDENVAMIRIQAQEDAEAVEAATITAVEEALQQVVPDIQFVSVESVGPKVSGELIQTAVIAVALAIGAVLVYIWLRFEWQFALGAVAALVHDVILTIGIFSELQIRFDLAIIAALLTIVGYSLNDTVVVFDRVRENLRKYKKKDLKEVLNISINETLSRTVMTSVTTLLALISLYVLGGDVIRGFVFAMIWGVIVGTYSSVFVASTILLWLGVKRDWSKPSNTAGNQFANIDA, from the coding sequence ATGAGACTGAAACTCGTACCCCAGAACACCTCGTTCGATTTTTTCAAACACTGGAAGGTCTGGTTGGGCATCTCCGGCCTGATGATGGTGGTTGCTTTTACGTCGTTCCTGTTGCAGGGGCTGAATTTCGGCATCGACTTCCGAGGTGGCACCACGATCCGGACGCAAAGCGCGGTTGAGATCGATGTGGGCACATACCGAGATGCCATCGCCCCTCTGGAACTGGGTGACGTGACCATCACCGAGATTTTCGACCCAACCTTTGCGGATGACGAAAACGTCGCGATGATCCGCATTCAGGCGCAAGAAGATGCCGAGGCTGTGGAAGCGGCGACCATCACTGCCGTGGAAGAAGCGTTGCAGCAGGTTGTTCCCGACATTCAGTTCGTGTCAGTGGAATCCGTGGGGCCCAAGGTCTCGGGCGAGTTGATCCAGACCGCCGTCATCGCGGTGGCTTTGGCGATCGGCGCGGTGCTTGTGTATATCTGGCTTCGGTTCGAATGGCAGTTCGCGCTGGGGGCCGTGGCGGCGCTGGTTCACGATGTGATCCTGACCATCGGTATCTTCTCGGAACTGCAAATCCGCTTTGATCTGGCCATTATCGCGGCCCTTCTGACCATCGTCGGTTATTCGCTGAACGATACCGTGGTCGTCTTCGACCGGGTGCGTGAGAACCTGCGGAAATACAAAAAGAAAGACCTCAAAGAGGTGCTGAACATTTCGATCAACGAGACCCTCAGCCGGACCGTCATGACCTCGGTCACCACGTTGCTGGCGTTGATCTCGCTTTATGTTCTGGGCGGCGATGTGATCCGCGGCTTCGTCTTTGCGATGATCTGGGGCGTGATCGTGGGCACCTATTCATCGGTCTTCGTGGCCTCGACCATCCTGCTGTGGCTGGGGGTCAAGCGCGACTGGTCCAAGCCGTCCAACACGGCGGGCAACCAGTTTGCCAATATCGATGCCTGA
- the secD gene encoding protein translocase subunit SecD, with protein sequence MLHIDTWKRVLIWLVCVTGLLMALPNAFYTRVEQSNDAKAAIELGVDTPEMQAEAGQWPNWLPSSLVNLGLDLRGGAHLLAEVQVQDVYETRMEAMWPEIRDALRDERSTVGTIRRQESAPDEIRVRISQPEGMARALEVVRGLARQVQTLTGVGATDIEARAEGDTIVVQLSEAEKLASDDRTVRQSLEIIRRRIDEVGTREPTIQRQGADRILIQVPGIGSAGELKEIIGTTAQLTFNPVAGRGTDPDAVAGIGEEIVPSIDESGVYYTIESAPVVTGEELVDAQPAFDQNGRPAVNFRFNTSGARKFGDYTRDNIGAPFAIVLDDEVISAPVIQSHIPGGSGIITGNFTVEESTNLAVLLRAGALPAGLEFLEERTIGPELGQDSIDAGKVATIVAFVAVLVFMALSYGLFGIFANIALIINVGLLFGLLSMIGATLTLPGIAGIVLTVGMAVDANVLIFERIREELKSAKGPARAIELGYEKALSAILDANVTTFITAVILFAMGSGPVRGFAITLGLGILTSVFTAIFVTRLMVVMWFERRRPKTIEV encoded by the coding sequence ATGCTGCACATTGATACCTGGAAGCGGGTTCTGATCTGGCTGGTCTGCGTGACTGGTCTGCTCATGGCCCTGCCAAACGCGTTTTACACGCGGGTTGAGCAATCAAACGACGCCAAGGCCGCGATTGAGCTGGGCGTGGACACGCCTGAAATGCAGGCCGAAGCCGGGCAATGGCCGAACTGGTTGCCCTCATCACTGGTCAATCTGGGTCTCGACCTGCGGGGCGGTGCACATCTGTTGGCCGAAGTTCAGGTGCAGGACGTCTACGAGACCCGGATGGAGGCGATGTGGCCGGAAATCCGTGACGCCCTGCGCGATGAGCGCTCGACCGTCGGGACGATCCGCCGTCAGGAATCGGCTCCCGATGAGATTCGCGTGCGCATCAGCCAACCCGAGGGCATGGCGCGGGCATTGGAAGTCGTGCGCGGTCTTGCCCGTCAGGTGCAGACCCTGACCGGTGTCGGGGCAACGGATATCGAGGCACGTGCCGAAGGCGACACGATTGTCGTTCAGTTGTCCGAGGCAGAAAAACTGGCCTCAGACGACCGCACAGTGCGTCAATCGTTGGAAATCATCCGCCGCCGGATCGACGAAGTGGGCACCCGAGAGCCCACCATTCAGCGTCAGGGTGCAGATCGTATCCTGATTCAGGTGCCAGGCATCGGCAGCGCGGGTGAGTTGAAAGAGATCATCGGCACTACGGCACAGCTGACCTTTAACCCGGTTGCCGGACGAGGCACCGACCCGGATGCCGTTGCAGGCATTGGCGAAGAAATCGTGCCGTCGATTGACGAAAGCGGTGTTTACTACACCATTGAATCCGCTCCGGTTGTTACCGGCGAGGAACTGGTGGATGCGCAGCCCGCGTTCGACCAGAACGGCCGCCCTGCGGTCAACTTCCGGTTCAACACGTCTGGTGCGCGCAAATTCGGGGATTACACCCGCGACAACATCGGAGCCCCCTTTGCCATCGTTCTGGACGACGAGGTGATATCGGCCCCCGTGATCCAAAGTCATATTCCGGGCGGTTCGGGCATTATCACCGGCAACTTTACGGTTGAGGAAAGCACCAATCTGGCCGTTCTGCTGCGAGCGGGCGCACTGCCTGCCGGTCTGGAGTTCCTCGAAGAACGCACCATCGGGCCCGAGTTGGGGCAGGACAGTATCGACGCAGGCAAAGTCGCCACCATCGTGGCTTTTGTCGCCGTGCTGGTATTCATGGCGCTCAGCTATGGTCTGTTCGGGATCTTCGCCAACATCGCGCTGATCATCAACGTGGGCCTGTTGTTCGGTCTGCTGTCCATGATCGGGGCAACCCTGACCCTGCCGGGTATCGCGGGCATCGTGTTGACAGTTGGTATGGCGGTGGACGCCAACGTGCTGATCTTTGAACGTATCCGCGAGGAACTGAAATCGGCCAAAGGTCCGGCGCGCGCAATCGAACTGGGCTATGAAAAGGCGTTGTCGGCCATTCTGGATGCGAACGTGACCACATTCATCACCGCCGTGATCCTGTTTGCCATGGGCAGTGGCCCGGTGCGCGGCTTTGCAATTACTCTGGGCCTTGGCATTCTGACCTCGGTCTTCACCGCAATCTTCGTGACGCGCCTGATGGTCGTGATGTGGTTCGAACGCCGCCGTCCGAAAACGATCGAGGTTTGA
- the yajC gene encoding preprotein translocase subunit YajC: MEGGAIAQFLPLILIFAIMYFLLIRPQQKKMKEHQAMVDAVRRGDQVVTQGGLIGKVSKVKEGDNEIEVEIAEGVKVRVVKSTIAQVLNKTEPAK; the protein is encoded by the coding sequence ATGGAAGGTGGCGCAATCGCCCAGTTTCTCCCGCTGATCCTGATCTTTGCGATCATGTATTTCCTGCTGATCCGTCCGCAGCAGAAGAAAATGAAGGAACATCAAGCCATGGTCGACGCCGTGCGTCGCGGGGATCAGGTTGTCACCCAGGGCGGGCTGATCGGCAAAGTGTCGAAGGTCAAGGAAGGCGACAACGAGATCGAAGTCGAGATCGCCGAAGGTGTAAAGGTGCGTGTGGTCAAGTCGACCATTGCTCAGGTTCTGAACAAAACCGAACCCGCGAAGTAA